The window TATGATTGGCTTGCCAGCCCGGGGAAAAACCTACGTGTCCAAGAAACTCACGCGTTACCTCAACTGGATTGGGGTACCCACCAAAGGTAGGTGCAGGTCATTCATTTCTTGAGAAGGGAAACCATCGGTTCCTGGCCTCACCGGCCTCCGGGAGACTTAGGTTAACAGTGCTCCTGGCAGAAACAGTGGTTGCGTCAAGATTTACTGGATTTGTTCCCTGTTCACAGACTCATTTCCTCCTGGCCTGGGTGGATTGGCGTAGTTTTGAGGGAATACCTTCGGTAGCATAGGGCTTTACACTTTTTAAAGCCCTTCCATAGCCATCATCTTGTCTAATCCTAGCAATATCCCTGTGAAATAGCCAAAGTGGCTGAGGAAATTGAAACTCTGACAGTTGAAGACTTGTCTAAGGTCTAGTTAACCCTGAACTCGAACCTAACTTGGCTCCTAATGTGTTATTGTTCCCAACATACCAAAGTGTTTCCCATCCCCTCGGCTACTCTGACATTAGACCAAGAAGTCCCCTTTGGTGGGGCCATTGTATTGTTTCACGGCTGAAGGGTGCTGGTGTGTTCTGCAGTGTTTAACCTTGGGGTGTATCGGCGCAAAGCAGTCAAGTCCTATAAGTCCTACGACTTCTTCCGGCACGACAATGAGGAGGCCATGAAGATCCGCAAGTGAGTCTTCTCAGGCCTGACCTCTGGGCCAGCTCTTTCTTGGCCATCACAAGACTGGATGTGTTGAGGCTTGGTTTTACTTTCAGTAAATATCCTGTGGGGATTTTAAGTGGAAGTTATTTGCTAGACAGGTCACCTAGGCCTTGGGCGGGGAGAACAGGGCTCGGGGAGATGCATGTGTACTTGTAGACTCAACCTACAGAGGAATAAGATATatgcatggggtggggggaggggaaagataGATGATGGTATGAAAACCTCAGTGGGGGAAGTTGAAAAGTCTAGTTAGGAGAAAATTTTGGCCAGCGGGAAAACTAAGCAGGAAGGGACGTGACTCCTATAACAGCCCCGCTGTTCGTGTCTCTGGCTACTCTTGAGCTTGGTCTCGCTCTACTCTGCTGATTTCCCCTGCTCTCATGGCAGGCAGTGTGCTTTGGTGGCACTGGAAGACGTTAAGGCGTATCTCACTGAGGAGAACGGGCAGATTGCGGTAAGCCTTACCTGCCTCTCGCCTGTCTTGGTCTCcactgtttcagcagcctggctgCACAGCCCCACCGTGGGTGCACCTTGGTGGGATTCCATTTCTTGCTCCGCAGTCATCTACCTTGTGGGCTCTCTTCCCAGGTGTTTGATGCCACCAATACCACTAGGGAGAGGAGGGACATGATTTTGAATTTTGCCAAGGAGAATTCCTTCAAGGTAGGATCTGACTCCACGCTGGAAGAGAAGGGATGCGTGGAGGTGGGAGTTAGGAGGGACATGTGGACCTGTTTGACTCTGGCCAGTGACGACAGGATTGGAtatctgcttctcttctcttggGCAAACCCCGAGTCCTTGAGTGTTTTCTTTCAGGTCCTTTCTCAGACCCTTAGCCTGTATGTCTGAGGCCCTTGGGGATGTGGTAagagctatttttaaatgaagaggcCTCGAAGGCCACTTGGGTAAAACAAAGTCCTGGGGGAtggtggctggggtggggcaggttTGCGCATGCGCTCTTAGTTAACAGCCTGGCCATTTTTGCCTCATTTATcactgccctctctccctggccAGGTATTCTTCGTGGAATCTGTCTGTGATGATCCTGATGTCATCGCTGCCAACATCTTGGTGGGTGACACCCCTGTGTACCACCACCTCATTATCCTTTGTGCCTTGAGTGTgtgttggtgggggaggggggagagtcAACTGggtaatgaaagaaagaaatagatatgtTTAACATCAGAGAGTGAGCTTTTTGATCTGCCAGAGCACCATTTTGTACTTCTACACTCTTCCCTTgggagaggaaactgaagctttaAGGAATAAAGTAAGAATTAGCTGTTGAAAGGAGGCCAAGTAGGAGTCCTGGCCCTGAGTGTTAGCTGGATGCTGAGGCCCAGGTATGCCCTTAGACCCCATCACACTCTTCATTTTCTGTTAGGACCACCTTATAGGAAGGTCCTCTGCCCACTAAAGGTCTAATATTCAGGTCGACACTGTGCGCTGAGTGCCTCATGCCTTGTGTGGTCGCAGCGTAGGCCAGCGTCAGGCCATTTGATGGATTGTGCTGTGCTGTGCCGAGTAGATGTCTGTGCATGGTATCATGGTGATGCGCTCTCAGCAACATGGGAACTTGGGATTGTCTGAGGAAGAGGCATCTGGTCCAAGTCGAGCATGCGTTGATCAAGCACCCTATTCTGAGTGGGCATGGGGAGAAACTGAAGCCCATTCTGTTTTCCCAGGAAGGTACATAAAGGGATTTGGACACGGGCAGCTTCAGCTGCGTGACTGCCTCTGTCCTTCAGCCAAGGGCAGGCACATGACTCCCCAGTTGTCTTTCCCTTCTTGGTTGCCAGGGTCACAGGACGGGGAGGGGCTGCTCAATGAATGGGGTTGCCAACGCTCCAGTGAAAGGCCACTTCTATGGACTCCCTTTTCTTTACTTAGCAGTGGCTGTTTGCAGGAGGACTGTTAAGGGCAGACCTCTGACCAGGCCCTGCTCTTCCTTTGATTCTAGGAGGTAAAGGTGTCGAGCCCTGACTACCCTGAAAGGAACAGGGAGAATGTGAtggaggatttcctgaagagaaTTGAGTGCTACAAAGTCACCTATCGACCCCTCGATCCAGACAACTATGACAAGTAAGATTTCAGGCCATGGTTTGAAGGGCCCGAGGCAGGAGGCTCATTTGAGAAAGagcctttctccctctgtccctaAACTTCCCTCTGACAATCCAGGCCTATAATGTTTACATCATTCTAGAGAAACACAGTGTGGATTTGTGGCTTCCACGTGGATTGAATCTCCTACTTGAACACTGAAGTGTTTTTCATCATCGCTTCTTTCCCTCTATCCTCTGGAGcaagatttctcaacctcagcattaCTGACATTTGAagtggataattctttgctgtgggcaactgtcctgtgcattgtaggatggtCAGGAGCATCCCGGGCCTcttcccactagatgccagcaacACTCCCAAgatatgacaaccaaaaatgtctctagacattgccaaatgtcccctggggagcaaaatcacccccatctagaaccactgctctagatcAATAGTTTTGAACTAGGGTGTTGTAGGACACTCCTCAGGGATGTGTCATCAGTGTTTGAtaaatttttgaagtttattatctgtgtgtgtatatatataaaatgtatatgttaATACGTATGTATACATGCACGTATATTACATGTGCAATATAACAATGTATATaataataagtatatatttatataaaacataatatatattgtgccatgtgtatacacacatatatatattctgcCAAGTCCTCAGGAACGTGCCCGTCTCAGAGAAATGTCTGATCAATGCTAGCACTATGGCAGTGTCTGTCAGCAATGTGGTACAGAGGATGGTTAACTCGATGTGTGTGAGCCATAAGAGCCATAGCAAAATGTAGAGTCCACGTTGTGCACATGGAAAAGCGTGCAGTTGGGGCAGTTAACAGTTCTGTTCAAATAAGAATACAGCTGTGCAGCCAAGCGAGACAAGCCTGCGTGGCCCACTGCTAAATTGCTTCAATGATCTGCTTTGAGTGTTTTGAGTCTGTCAGTTGCTTCAAAGTTGTTGCCTAGAATGTTAGTATTTGGAGGTGTTCCTTAATACAAAAGTTGGAAACCACTGCCTTACATATGGTGTAACAGTGTATTCTTCAGTTAGCCCAAAGGCCTACGTAGAAAAACATTCTAGAAGAATGTGTGTGGGTGTTTAGAGATGTTATCTCTGGTGGTAGGGTTgtgggtgatttttatttgcatcattctacctttttttcctgaaattcttttGGAATAagcatgtgtttttttaataataagaaaaattccATGATGGCCACAAGCAAACAGCGTACGGAAGTGCCTCTGAGAGAGACTTGATTTGGGTGGCTGTGGGGAATGCACAGAGATCTCCATCTGTGGTTCTGCCCCGCCTCCTCGCTCATGGCTGGTGGGTGCCGTGCTGTGGCGAGGTCTCGACCACCTCCGAAGTGGGTTGTGCTTCTCACCACATTTCAGAGTTAGCAAAATCTTCAGGTCATCTAGTCCAGTCCCTGAGGGGAGGCCTGGATTCTGTGTATCCTACTTATCAGCATTGCATGGCACAGTACAGGCACTCGGGAACTGGAACTGACTGACTGGAAGTTCAGGAAATTCTCCTTCATCTCAGTCCTGAGGAGTGATCCATGTCTTACCATGTCGTTCCTGAAatgtgggggaggtggggaggcggGTGTGACGGGAGAGGAGGAAGCGCTTCTGTGAGCCTGGAAGTAACTGGAGatcctttctcctcccactgtCATCCTCAGCTTTGCATACTCAGGGgactttttcctcctctgtcccaGGGATCTCTCTTTCATCAAGGTGATCAACGTGGGCCAGCGGTTTTTGGTGAACAGAGTCCAGGACTACATCCAGAGCAAGATCGTCTACTACCTCATGAACATCCACGTGCAGCCCCGCACCATCTACCTCTGCCGGCACGGGGAGAGCGAGTTCAACCTCCTGGGCAAGATCGGGGGGGACTCTGGCCTCTCGGTGCGCGGAAAGCAGGTGGGCAGTCAGCCAGGAGGCTGGGTTTCCTAGGCTTAGAGTTGGAAGGGCATGGTGGAGGTCATCGCTTTTATCCCTTTACTCCTTCCTAAATCCCCCTGGGGCTTAGGCTGTGGTTTCAGATAGTCAGGCAAGTGCTAAAGACGTTTTCTGGTTCACTGATTCTAGCTCTGCTGTATGGAGTGCGAATAACTTGGAACCACTTCTGCTGTGGTCACTCAGCCATCAGATGTTTATTGGCTGTGACTTGTGTGCTTTGCACAGTACAGGGTGCCCCAGTTGAAGTTCATTTCATCTTGGGTTTAGCTTAACTAGGTAGCACCTTTTGGATTTTGACCATGGTCATGCATACCCTTTGTCTTTATAGGCCAAATTagcagttgtgtgtgtgtgtgtatgtttttccctccttttaaaatttttatttcaaacccCAGTTTGCCCAGGCTCTCAGGAAGTTTCTGGAGGAACAGGAGATAGCAGACCTCAAAGTGTGGACGAGCCAGTTGAAGAGGACTATCCAGACTGCTGAATCCCTGGGGGTGACTTATGAGCAGTGGAAGATCCTGAATGAGATTGACGCTGTGAGTAGGAAGCTGCAGGGGCTGAAAGGCCAGCGAGAGTCTCCTCTTCAGGCAGGAGCTCAGAAGTCATGATATGGGCAGTTTTATTTAGAAAACTAGAACCACCAAGGAGAACCTCCGAGGAAGCTTAGTCTATGGCCATTTTGGGGAGGAAGTGGGAACAACTGCACCCCCACTTGAGGCTTCCTGCCTGTTTGAGCACCTGTGCCAGTGCTGGGACCCAGACCCGTTTTTGACCTAACCACTCTGGTACCTGGGGAGAGCGAAGCTCCCTTTGGttcctttgtatattttcctccctggaaaaagaaatagctaacaactcacttctttaatttctgcttAGATCATTTGGTCAGCTATTCTGGAAAAGtcctttccaaattttttcttggctctctctctcccagagcACAAAAgtagacatttctttttctttccttcctctgtacCCTTTTATGCCTTCTGCAAGAATTCTCCAGTCCCTTCAatgccccctccttccctgcctcctgttCCTTTGATCCTGCTGACTTCTCTGGACCTGTAAGTTCCCCACAGTAGTAGGCGAAAGTGGCAGCTTCAGCTAGAGAAGCTGCCTCATCTCTGCGGAGGCCCCACCTTGCAAGCCCCAGAGCCTGGCCAGTCAGCTGCGGGCCAGGAGGGGGCCCGCACGGTGCCCGGCACTTGTGGGAAGCTAGCATTCTTCAGTGTCGTCTTCTTTCTGTGGGTGGGGCTGTGTGGGTCAGTCTACCTCTTCAAGCCCGTGTGGCTCCTTGCAGGGCGTGTGCGAGGAGATGACCTATGCAGAGATTGAGAAGCAGTACCCGGACGAGTTTGCACTTCGAGATCAAGAGAAATATCTGTATCGATATCCTGGCGGGGAGGTGAGTGTCCCCTCAATGAGGTGACTGCCCAGACCTTTGCTGGGGGCTTAGCTTTAATCTGGGGGAAGGACTGAGTGTGATTTTGGGATTTAGAAAGGGTGGTCAAGGCATCAGTTAGTTTATCCTCCTCCCTTTGGGCCATACTATGTTTAATTCAGCTTAAGCCGTTGAATGCCTCATTAATTTGTTAATATCTCCAGGGAAAAGGGTGACAGGATAGCCTTTTGTGTTGAGTATTTTGTAGAATCAGCGTGatcttttttacttctttttttcattccatcCCCTCAATCCCAGCCCTACCTGAGCAGGTGTGGGCACCGAGGAAATATATGGGAGGTGAATGCTGTCCCTGTCATCTTTGGTGTTTTAAGCTGTTTCCTGGTCTAGGGGTTCATACTCTAGGGATGTCAGAGGCAAAGGAAGATAAAACAGAACGGCAGAGGTCCGGGAAACCACTTGGAGCCTCTTGTTGCCTTCTACTCTGCATAGTAGTCTGTGGGAAATAAAACTAACACAGGCTGAattcagatttcctcttcttgacctgtagttttcttggTCTGAATGTTGCTCTTGAAAGGTCTGAATATTCTCAAGAGACACCAGGGCTGGGGGTAGTTAGCAGGCAGCGTGAAGTTGCTGAACCTCCCGGAGGAAAGCCAGCTGGGCAAGAAGGAGAAGTGGCCTCTTGACTCTGGACCCAGCCACCGACTTGGCTGCCAGCTTGTGCCTGGCCTCCTACCAGCCTGCCTCACTTCCCCCACAGTCATACCAGGACCTGGTGCAGCGGCTGGAGCCTGTCATCATGGAGCTGGAGCGGCAGGGCAATGTCCTCGTTATCTCCCACCAGGCTGTCATGCGCTGCCTCCTGGCCTACTTCTTGGATAAGGGCGCAGGTGCCTTTtgagggaagggctgggggaCGCATCCATGGGGAAGGGGCTGGACACGGGGTGGCGCCAGGATCCCTGGCAACTGGACCGCCCCCTGTTCCACTCACATTGGAGTACATTCTTCAGGCAGCAGTGTGGGGCTCCCAGCAGCCACTGGCTATCTCCTTATTGAATTTACTCTGCTGGTACAAAAGCCCCCAGTGGAGAGTGGCTGCTGCTGGAGCCCCTTGATCCTGCTTGGCTAAGGGGCCTCATCGAGCTGACACTCCTGGCAGCATCAGAAAAGTGGTTGAACATTCCCAGCTTGTTGCTTTGGCTACAAGGAGGGTGGTATCTTAGAAGCGTCTTCACCCTTCGGATTCAGGGTAGGACAGTTTCTGGGTAGAGCCGTAAGGAAGTGCTGCTGCCTTCTCTGatacttcccttcccttcctgatCCACCTGAGCTGCTGGGAAGCCTGCAGAGTGGCCCTTGGTGTACCCAGGTGGGCCACAGGCTTCCTTCTGTGGGGCCCTGGCTACAGCACCTACTTCTGTTTTGTCTGCATGGAAGGATCTAAAATGgacttatttccttcctttgctaCCGAGTAGCTTGGGTGGCTTTTTAGCGGCCATCTTGCTGATTGTCTGGGGTTTACTGGAGGAGTTGTAGGACCCTAGGTCATGGTAAAGGAAACTCATGAGCTCCTTAGATTTTCTCTTCCCCTAACTTGACCTTCCTCCATCATACTAAGAGACTTCCCTCACCCGGTCTTTCTGCTTTCAGATGAGCTACCGTACTTGAGGTGCCCTCTCCATACCATCTTCAAACTTACTCCCGTCGCCTACGGTAACTATGAGCTTAGGaactgggcaggaggagggggttGAGGAAGGTCAggatatttgaattttctctgaAGTTTGTTTGGAAGTTCGACTTCATCACCCCTGTATACCAGGGAAGTGTCATCAGTGCCTTCTGTTTTTAAAgggatgtatgtatatatttgggAATATGTACATTCTTTTATGGTATGCTTTCCTAAACTGAAACTAAGgaatttttttagcttttttttctgaaggcctcttctctctcctctgtcttctcagGGTGCAAAGTGGAAACAATTAAACTCAATGTGGAGGCTGTGGACACTCACCGTGACAAGCCAGCTGTAAGTATTTTGCCATAATGAACATGCAGGTTCCTTGTCATCTTAAGTCCTTGAACCTCTGACATGAAGAGACTGGGGTTTCTTttatatacaaaaggaaaaaagatccaAAACTCATGACCTATATAGTCTGCTTACTTCCAACAGGAAGAGACGttggaattattttttgtaaaattagtACCTCTTTCATGAGTCCTAACCTTGAAAGTTGGCTCCTGGAAATCCAGTTAAATGTGGCCAAGTGTTTAGTTGAAATCCAATGTAGATCTCCCCTGGGAAGCACTCAGAGGTCCAGAGGAGCCTAGAAGGTGGGGTCCAGAGGCTGGGTTTGTTCCTAGGTCTGTCCTGGTGATTTCTGTGATCTTACATGAGCCCCTTCCTTTCTTTgggcctccttcctgctctggaGTATGATGCTCAAGGAGCTTCTCTCTCTACAACTCTTTAGCTTCCTGGGGTGAGGGGACCAGGCCATGGCCCGTGTCTTATGAGAGACCCTATCTGCTAGGGAGCAGGAGTAGAGGAATC of the Equus quagga isolate Etosha38 chromosome 13, UCLA_HA_Equagga_1.0, whole genome shotgun sequence genome contains:
- the PFKFB2 gene encoding 6-phosphofructo-2-kinase/fructose-2,6-bisphosphatase 2 isoform X5, with product MSGNFASSSEQNNSCETKTSNLRISEKKCSWASYMTNSPTLIVMIGLPARGKTYVSKKLTRYLNWIGVPTKVFNLGVYRRKAVKSYKSYDFFRHDNEEAMKIRKQCALVALEDVKAYLTEENGQIAVFDATNTTRERRDMILNFAKENSFKVFFVESVCDDPDVIAANILEVKVSSPDYPERNRENVMEDFLKRIECYKVTYRPLDPDNYDKDLSFIKVINVGQRFLVNRVQDYIQSKIVYYLMNIHVQPRTIYLCRHGESEFNLLGKIGGDSGLSVRGKQFAQALRKFLEEQEIADLKVWTSQLKRTIQTAESLGVTYEQWKILNEIDAGVCEEMTYAEIEKQYPDEFALRDQEKYLYRYPGGESYQDLVQRLEPVIMELERQGNVLVISHQAVMRCLLAYFLDKGADELPYLRCPLHTIFKLTPVAYGCKVETIKLNVEAVDTHRDKPANNFPKNQTPVRMRRNSFTPLSSSDTIRRPRNYSVGSRPLQPLSPLRALDMQEGADQPKIQEAARAAFAPNPKTED
- the PFKFB2 gene encoding 6-phosphofructo-2-kinase/fructose-2,6-bisphosphatase 2 isoform X12 → MSGNFASSSEQNNSCETKTSNLRISEKKCSWASYMTNSPTLIVMIGLPARGKTYVSKKLTRYLNWIGVPTKVFNLGVYRRKAVKSYKSYDFFRHDNEEAMKIRKQCALVALEDVKAYLTEENGQIAVFDATNTTRERRDMILNFAKENSFKVFFVESVCDDPDVIAANILEVKVSSPDYPERNRENVMEDFLKRIECYKVTYRPLDPDNYDKDLSFIKVINVGQRFLVNRVQDYIQSKIVYYLMNIHVQPRTIYLCRHGESEFNLLGKIGGDSGLSVRGKQFAQALRKFLEEQEIADLKVWTSQLKRTIQTAESLGVTYEQWKILNEIDAGVCEEMTYAEIEKQYPDEFALRDQEKYLYRYPGGESYQDLVQRLEPVIMELERQGNVLVISHQAVMRCLLAYFLDKGADELPYLRCPLHTIFKLTPVAYGCKVETIKLNVEAVDTHRDKPADYQVTQMHI
- the PFKFB2 gene encoding 6-phosphofructo-2-kinase/fructose-2,6-bisphosphatase 2 isoform X3 — translated: MSGNFASSSEQNNSCETKTSNLRISEKKCSWASYMTNSPTLIVMIGLPARGKTYVSKKLTRYLNWIGVPTKVFNLGVYRRKAVKSYKSYDFFRHDNEEAMKIRKQCALVALEDVKAYLTEENGQIAVFDATNTTRERRDMILNFAKENSFKVFFVESVCDDPDVIAANILEVKVSSPDYPERNRENVMEDFLKRIECYKVTYRPLDPDNYDKDLSFIKVINVGQRFLVNRVQDYIQSKIVYYLMNIHVQPRTIYLCRHGESEFNLLGKIGGDSGLSVRGKQFAQALRKFLEEQEIADLKVWTSQLKRTIQTAESLGVTYEQWKILNEIDAGVCEEMTYAEIEKQYPDEFALRDQEKYLYRYPGGESYQDLVQRLEPVIMELERQGNVLVISHQAVMRCLLAYFLDKGADELPYLRCPLHTIFKLTPVAYGCKVETIKLNVEAVDTHRDKPANNFPKNQTPVRMRRNSFTPLSSSDTIRRPRNYSVGSRPLQPLSPLRALDMQEGADQPKIQAKAVLAVHRPSSAASLTSLC
- the PFKFB2 gene encoding 6-phosphofructo-2-kinase/fructose-2,6-bisphosphatase 2 isoform X2, translated to MSGNFASSSEQNNSCETKTSNLRISEKKCSWASYMTNSPTLIVMIGLPARGKTYVSKKLTRYLNWIGVPTKVFNLGVYRRKAVKSYKSYDFFRHDNEEAMKIRKQCALVALEDVKAYLTEENGQIAVFDATNTTRERRDMILNFAKENSFKVFFVESVCDDPDVIAANILEVKVSSPDYPERNRENVMEDFLKRIECYKVTYRPLDPDNYDKDLSFIKVINVGQRFLVNRVQDYIQSKIVYYLMNIHVQPRTIYLCRHGESEFNLLGKIGGDSGLSVRGKQFAQALRKFLEEQEIADLKVWTSQLKRTIQTAESLGVTYEQWKILNEIDAGVCEEMTYAEIEKQYPDEFALRDQEKYLYRYPGGESYQDLVQRLEPVIMELERQGNVLVISHQAVMRCLLAYFLDKGADELPYLRCPLHTIFKLTPVAYGCKVETIKLNVEAVDTHRDKPANNFPKNQTPVRMRRNSFTPLSSSDTIRRPRNYSVGSRPLQPLSPLRALDMQEGADQPKIQVSVPAKAVLAVHRPSSAASLTSLC
- the PFKFB2 gene encoding 6-phosphofructo-2-kinase/fructose-2,6-bisphosphatase 2 isoform X4 is translated as MSGNFASSSEQNNSCETKTSNLRISEKKCSWASYMTNSPTLIVMIGLPARGKTYVSKKLTRYLNWIGVPTKVFNLGVYRRKAVKSYKSYDFFRHDNEEAMKIRKQCALVALEDVKAYLTEENGQIAVFDATNTTRERRDMILNFAKENSFKVFFVESVCDDPDVIAANILEVKVSSPDYPERNRENVMEDFLKRIECYKVTYRPLDPDNYDKDLSFIKVINVGQRFLVNRVQDYIQSKIVYYLMNIHVQPRTIYLCRHGESEFNLLGKIGGDSGLSVRGKQFAQALRKFLEEQEIADLKVWTSQLKRTIQTAESLGVTYEQWKILNEIDAGVCEEMTYAEIEKQYPDEFALRDQEKYLYRYPGGESYQDLVQRLEPVIMELERQGNVLVISHQAVMRCLLAYFLDKGADELPYLRCPLHTIFKLTPVAYGCKVETIKLNVEAVDTHRDKPANNFPKNQTPVRMRRNSFTPLSSSDTIRRPRNYSVGSRPLQPLSPLRALDMQEGADQPKIQVSVPEAARAAFAPNPKTED
- the PFKFB2 gene encoding 6-phosphofructo-2-kinase/fructose-2,6-bisphosphatase 2 isoform X10, producing the protein MSGNFASSSEQNNSCETKTSNLRISEKKCSWASYMTNSPTLIVMIGLPARGKTYVSKKLTRYLNWIGVPTKVFNLGVYRRKAVKSYKSYDFFRHDNEEAMKIRKQCALVALEDVKAYLTEENGQIAVFDATNTTRERRDMILNFAKENSFKVFFVESVCDDPDVIAANILEVKVSSPDYPERNRENVMEDFLKRIECYKVTYRPLDPDNYDKDLSFIKVINVGQRFLVNRVQDYIQSKIVYYLMNIHVQPRTIYLCRHGESEFNLLGKIGGDSGLSVRGKQFAQALRKFLEEQEIADLKVWTSQLKRTIQTAESLGVTYEQWKILNEIDAGVCEEMTYAEIEKQYPDEFALRDQEKYLYRYPGGESYQDLVQRLEPVIMELERQGNVLVISHQAVMRCLLAYFLDKGADELPYLRCPLHTIFKLTPVAYGCKVETIKLNVEAVDTHRDKPANNFPKNQTPVRMRRNSFTPLSSSDTIRRPRNYSVGSRPLQPLSPLRALDMQEGADQPKIQG
- the PFKFB2 gene encoding 6-phosphofructo-2-kinase/fructose-2,6-bisphosphatase 2 isoform X6, which gives rise to MSGNFASSSEQNNSCETKTSNLRISEKKCSWASYMTNSPTLIVMIGLPARGKTYVSKKLTRYLNWIGVPTKVFNLGVYRRKAVKSYKSYDFFRHDNEEAMKIRKQCALVALEDVKAYLTEENGQIAVFDATNTTRERRDMILNFAKENSFKVFFVESVCDDPDVIAANILEVKVSSPDYPERNRENVMEDFLKRIECYKVTYRPLDPDNYDKDLSFIKVINVGQRFLVNRVQDYIQSKIVYYLMNIHVQPRTIYLCRHGESEFNLLGKIGGDSGLSVRGKQFAQALRKFLEEQEIADLKVWTSQLKRTIQTAESLGVTYEQWKILNEIDAGVCEEMTYAEIEKQYPDEFALRDQEKYLYRYPGGESYQDLVQRLEPVIMELERQGNVLVISHQAVMRCLLAYFLDKGADELPYLRCPLHTIFKLTPVAYGCKVETIKLNVEAVDTHRDKPANNFPKNQTPVRMRRNSFTPLSSSDTIRRPRNYSVGSRPLQPLSPLRALDMQEGADQPKIQVSVPDYQVTQMHI
- the PFKFB2 gene encoding 6-phosphofructo-2-kinase/fructose-2,6-bisphosphatase 2 isoform X1, which encodes MSGNFASSSEQNNSCETKTSNLRISEKKCSWASYMTNSPTLIVMIGLPARGKTYVSKKLTRYLNWIGVPTKVFNLGVYRRKAVKSYKSYDFFRHDNEEAMKIRKQCALVALEDVKAYLTEENGQIAVFDATNTTRERRDMILNFAKENSFKVFFVESVCDDPDVIAANILEVKVSSPDYPERNRENVMEDFLKRIECYKVTYRPLDPDNYDKDLSFIKVINVGQRFLVNRVQDYIQSKIVYYLMNIHVQPRTIYLCRHGESEFNLLGKIGGDSGLSVRGKQFAQALRKFLEEQEIADLKVWTSQLKRTIQTAESLGVTYEQWKILNEIDAGVCEEMTYAEIEKQYPDEFALRDQEKYLYRYPGGESYQDLVQRLEPVIMELERQGNVLVISHQAVMRCLLAYFLDKGADELPYLRCPLHTIFKLTPVAYGCKVETIKLNVEAVDTHRDKPANNFPKNQTPVRMRRNSFTPLSSSDTIRRPRNYSVGSRPLQPLSPLRALDMQEGADQPKIQVIARCYRPETGASGSSEKDSLRRGHREETHADTLLRRS
- the PFKFB2 gene encoding 6-phosphofructo-2-kinase/fructose-2,6-bisphosphatase 2 isoform X11, with amino-acid sequence MSGNFASSSEQNNSCETKTSNLRISEKKCSWASYMTNSPTLIVMIGLPARGKTYVSKKLTRYLNWIGVPTKVFNLGVYRRKAVKSYKSYDFFRHDNEEAMKIRKQCALVALEDVKAYLTEENGQIAVFDATNTTRERRDMILNFAKENSFKVFFVESVCDDPDVIAANILEVKVSSPDYPERNRENVMEDFLKRIECYKVTYRPLDPDNYDKDLSFIKVINVGQRFLVNRVQDYIQSKIVYYLMNIHVQPRTIYLCRHGESEFNLLGKIGGDSGLSVRGKQFAQALRKFLEEQEIADLKVWTSQLKRTIQTAESLGVTYEQWKILNEIDAGVCEEMTYAEIEKQYPDEFALRDQEKYLYRYPGGESYQDLVQRLEPVIMELERQGNVLVISHQAVMRCLLAYFLDKGADELPYLRCPLHTIFKLTPVAYGCKVETIKLNVEAVDTHRDKPAAKAVLAVHRPSSAASLTSLC
- the PFKFB2 gene encoding 6-phosphofructo-2-kinase/fructose-2,6-bisphosphatase 2 isoform X8, with product MSGNFASSSEQNNSCETKTSNLRISEKKCSWASYMTNSPTLIVMIGLPARGKTYVSKKLTRYLNWIGVPTKVFNLGVYRRKAVKSYKSYDFFRHDNEEAMKIRKQCALVALEDVKAYLTEENGQIAVFDATNTTRERRDMILNFAKENSFKVFFVESVCDDPDVIAANILEVKVSSPDYPERNRENVMEDFLKRIECYKVTYRPLDPDNYDKDLSFIKVINVGQRFLVNRVQDYIQSKIVYYLMNIHVQPRTIYLCRHGESEFNLLGKIGGDSGLSVRGKQFAQALRKFLEEQEIADLKVWTSQLKRTIQTAESLGVTYEQWKILNEIDAGVCEEMTYAEIEKQYPDEFALRDQEKYLYRYPGGESYQDLVQRLEPVIMELERQGNVLVISHQAVMRCLLAYFLDKGADELPYLRCPLHTIFKLTPVAYGCKVETIKLNVEAVDTHRDKPANNFPKNQTPVRMRRNSFTPLSSSDTIRRPRNYSVGSRPLQPLSPLRALDMQEGADQPKIQVSVPVV
- the PFKFB2 gene encoding 6-phosphofructo-2-kinase/fructose-2,6-bisphosphatase 2 isoform X7; translation: MSGNFASSSEQNNSCETKTSNLRISEKKCSWASYMTNSPTLIVMIGLPARGKTYVSKKLTRYLNWIGVPTKVFNLGVYRRKAVKSYKSYDFFRHDNEEAMKIRKQCALVALEDVKAYLTEENGQIAVFDATNTTRERRDMILNFAKENSFKVFFVESVCDDPDVIAANILEVKVSSPDYPERNRENVMEDFLKRIECYKVTYRPLDPDNYDKDLSFIKVINVGQRFLVNRVQDYIQSKIVYYLMNIHVQPRTIYLCRHGESEFNLLGKIGGDSGLSVRGKQFAQALRKFLEEQEIADLKVWTSQLKRTIQTAESLGVTYEQWKILNEIDAGVCEEMTYAEIEKQYPDEFALRDQEKYLYRYPGGESYQDLVQRLEPVIMELERQGNVLVISHQAVMRCLLAYFLDKGADELPYLRCPLHTIFKLTPVAYGCKVETIKLNVEAVDTHRDKPANNFPKNQTPVRMRRNSFTPLSSSDTIRRPRNYSVGSRPLQPLSPLRALDMQEGADQPKIQDYQVTQMHI